One Trichormus variabilis 0441 genomic window, GCGGTTTCAACATACTGCCAATTTGTTGACGGTAGTGCAGACTTGTCGCCGTCAAGGTAGGTCTGTTATTGATTTTTTTGTGCAAGCTCTAATTGCTGATTCTAATAATTCTCACTCTCGCCCCTCTTTACTTCCGCAATATTAGACCTGAATCCTTACGTCAAATTGTATTTTGACTACTGGATTGTCATGGCTATCGACAGTTGTACGCCAGGACTTACTTTGTTTACCCATTGGGCAATCAACACGCATCAAATCCCAATGAATAGTGAAGCAATTTTGCTCAAAGCCGGATTGTGCTGTTGCTTGCCAACTAGTTCCGGGGGGAACTTTTCCTACTAAATCAACATGAAAATGGGATTGACTATCGACTAAGTTTTGAGCATTGACATAGCCAGTATCGACAACATGTTCTTGTGGCAAAAGATTGTTCTGGTTTAAACGAGAATGAATTACTGGTGTCATCTCAACATCCGCACTTGTGGCCACGGACGTTTCCACATTGATAATTAAGTTTGGCAGTATGGGGTGACAAATTTCTGTCAGATGCAGATTATAACCAGTCCAGTTGATTTCTCGCTTGCTGGAATTGCGTGCATCAACATCGTAAGGAGATTCAATCTGTAGTCTATTTGGTGGTAAGTTATCTTGTTCTCGCCAATAGACTTGTTGCAATTGAATATAGTATTGTTGCACCCAAACTATACGTAATGTTTCCACTGATGGAATCTGCCACAGCCAATTACAAGTTGAGTCTGCATACAAAGCGGATAGCAAATGATGACCATCCTCACCAATTTTTCGCCTCAATTTCTCACGTTCGGCTTTTGATTTGGGCAAGCGGTATTGCTCAAATCTCAGGGAGTAACGTTCAAACCAATCAACGTCAACTCTCGATTTGAGCCAATCAGGGGCAAAATAAGCCAAGTCATTTAAGGTATGACGTAAAGTTTCTCCCACTAATTCCAAACGATTTAACTGTCGTACTGCGGCTAATACGTGAGTTGAATCAGTTCTGACACGGCCGCGATTTTTGAGCCAACCTAGTTCTTGGAAACGAGCTAGCATTTGGTTGAGTAACTCTCGCTCTCGTCCTGCTTTGATTAATCGCTGACGAAATTCTGAAAGTACTGAATAATCAAACCCTGGGTCATTTAATTCCAACGATAGTGCGTATTTCCAATCAATATGACCCCTCACTGCATCCGCCGCTTGTCTATCCGTTAAACCTTCGATAAATTGCATTACTGTCACTAATGCCAGTTGTCCTGCTGATATTCCACTTTGACCACAATCTGCGCGGTAAAGTTTGACAAAATCCTCATCCTTATATAACACTCCTATTTCATCCCGCATCTTCATATATATGTTCCCTTTGGGAAATGAATTCCGGGCTACTTGCGCTGTTGTTTCAGGAATCTGCGACATATCACGCGGGTGCAGGGTCATAATCTTTGTAGATGCTACGCTCAATATACTTATTCTCTTTTTTCCACTGTTCCAAACTCTTGAGGGGCTTAACCCCTCAATAATTCGCCAACAGTATCCTACAAGGAGAGAGGTTTGGAGAGGGGTTTTCCAGATCCCGTGAAAAGTCAGAACTCTCAAGGGGAACTAGGACTAAAAGCCTCTCTCTTTGCAGGAGAAAGTCAAAGTATATTGCATACAAATGAGAAGCGCTATATATCCTTTTGTGGGTGGAGTTTTTTGTTGGAAGTCACTTAATCAAGCCTTCACAGAATTACACGTTGTACTTTTTAGATTTATGCACTTCTTGTTTAAAATTAGGGCTTACGCAAGTGTCATAATCAAACTAACTGTAGGGTGCGTCAGATGAGGAAAATTCCCGAATTGGTACGAAATTATTGGGTCTGACGCACCCTGCTATTGTACCAATTGCATAAGTCCTGAAAATCTCAGATGGTTGATGCTGTCTCTGTTGTTTCTGGCGTAGCGGAAATGATTCCCTGCACTGTCAAGACTGAACAGGGAGCATGATGTAAAACATAATTGCTAACACTACCAAGGAAAAATTCACTCAAGCCATGTAAACCCCGACGACCTAAAACAATGAGGTCGGCGTTCCAACTACGGGCAATTTCACAAATCAAGCGACTAGGATCGCCTAGTTCTTGGGTAAAATCAGCCGTTACACCTTGAGCGATCGCCTGATTAGTGAACAGTGTCAAAAAGTCTATTCCCTCTTGCTTGAGAGCGTTCCACTTTCCCACGTAATACTCAACACTATGAACTTGAGAGGTTCCATAAGAACTTTGTGTTTCCATCTCTCCAGCAGTCAAGTAATCTTCATCGAAAGGTGAGATAACGTGTAGCAACAATAATTCAGCGTTAGTTGCTGTTGCTAATGATAAACCTCTCTCAAATACTTGCTTACCCATTTCAGTATTTTCGACAGCAACCAAAATTTTGTTAAACATAGGTATTAGTCAATTGTCAGTTGTCAGTTGTCAGTTGTCAGTTGAGACTGGGTGTAAGAGTTTTACACCCCTACACCCCTACACCCCTAAAGTTCTTTCTCCTCTGCGGCGGCGATTTCTAACAGCGTCTTGAGAACTGAATCGGGGTTGAGGCTGATGGAATCAATTTTTTGTTCGACGAGGAAACGGGCAAAGTCTGGGTAATCGCTTGGCGCTTGACCACAGATACCAATTTTACGTCCGTATTGTTTGACTGTGGCGATCGCTTTGGCAATCATACGCTTAACGGCTTCGTCCCGTTCATCAAATAAATGGGCGACTAACTCCGAATCTCTGTCTAACCCCAGTGTTAACTGTGTTAGGTCATTGGAACCGATGGAGAAACCATCAAATACTTGACTAAATTCGTCTGCTAGCTGCACATTACTAGGTAGTTCACACATAACGTAAACTTGTAAGCCGTTTTCACCTTGCACCAACCCATGTTTTATCATTTCGTCCAACACGCGCCGTCCTTCATTAGGAGTGCGGCAGAAAGGAACCATTAAAATAACGTTGGTTAGACCCATCTCATCCCGTACTCGTTTCATCGCCTGACACTCCAAGGCAAAACCTTCACGGTAGCGGGGGTCATAGTAGCGAGAAGCACCACGCCAGCCAATCATCGGGTTTTCTTCTTTGGGTTCAAACTGTTTACCGCCTAAAAGATTGGCGTATTCGTTGCTTTTGAAGTCAGAGAGACGGACAATAACGGGTTTGGGATAAAAAGCAGCTGCGATCGTGGCAATTCCTTGAGCTAGTTTATCCACAAAGAATAGGGTTTTATCCTCGTATTGAGCCGTTAACTCAGCAATTTTGTATTTAGCTAGTTCGTCTTCTAACTCATCAAAGTGAATCAATGCTAAGGGGTGCGCTTTGATGTGGTTGTTAATGATAAATTCCATCCTTGCCAATCCCACCCCATCATTAGGAATACTAGTTAAGCCAAAAGCTTCTTCGGGATTGCCCACATTCATCATAATTTTGGTGTGTGTGGAAGGTAGTTTCTCTAAAGGAATTTCTTGGACTTCGTAGGGTATTAAACCAGAATAGACTTTACCTGTTTCCCCTTCCGCACAACTAACAGTAATTTCTTGTCCAGTTTTTAAAAAAGTAGTTGCATTACCACAACCGACGATCGCCGGTATTCCCATTTCCCTAGCAATAATCGCCGCATGACAAGTTCTACCACCAGAGTTAGTGACAATGGCGCTAGCACGTTTCATAATTGGTTCCCAATCAGGGTCAGTACGATTAGTTACCAGCACTTCCCCCGCTTGAAACTGGCTAATTTGATGCACATCCAAAATCACTCTGGCTTTACCTTGTCCAATCATTTCCCCGACGCTGCGACCGGTAATAAGAGGGATTAGGGGTTGGGGATTAGGGATTGGGGCTGGAGATAACCTATAATTCCGTAAGACATTGTTCACCTTTTGCGATTGCACTGTTTCTGGCCGTGCTTGGACGATGAACAATTCATTAGTCAAACCGTCTTTAGCCCATTCAATATCCATTGGTGTGTAAACACCACGCACTTGGGAATAATGTTCTTCAATGATGCAGGCCCAATGTGCTAGTTGTAAAATATCTTCATCGTTAAGGGCAAAGACACTGCGTTCTGATGGTGTCACAGAAATGTTTTTAGTCAATTTTGAGCCACCTAAGTCATAAATCATCTTAATTTCTTTAGTACCCAGGCGTTTTTCAATAATTGAACGGTATCCCTGTTTCAGGGTTGGTTTAAATACTAAATATTCATCGGGGTTAACTGCACCTTGGACGACGTTTTCCCCCAAACCATAGGCGGCGGTAATCAAAGCTGCATCTTTAAAACCTGTTTCGGTATCAATAGAGAACATGACACCAGAAGTAGCCAAATCAGAACGTACCATTTTCTGCACGCCGACAGATAGGGCAATGTTGAAGTGATCAAAGCCTTTGATTTGGCGATAAGAGATGGCGCGGTCAGTGAAAATTGAGGCAAAACATTTATGGCAAGATTCGAGAACAGCTTGCAAACCGTGGACATTTAAATAAGTTTCTTGTTGACCGGCAAAGCTAGCATCCGGTAAGTCTTCAGCTGTGGCGCTAGAACGGACAGCAACATCAGTATCATCACCATACTCTTGACAGAGAGTGGCGTAAGCTTGGGCGATCGCTGTTTGTAATTCCTGTGGAAAAGGAGTTTGCAGCATCAGCAACCTTGCTTGTTTACCACGCTGCCGCAAATTCTGCACATCCTCTACATCTAAATCAGCAAAAATTTCTCTTAATTTTGCTTCCAAACCAGCTGAAGTAATGAAATATCTATAAGCATTAGCAGTTGTTGCAAAACCAGTGGGAACTTTTACACCTTTGCGCCGCAACTGTTGAATCATTTCACCTAAAGAAGCATTCTTTCCTCCTACTAAAGGGATATCTGCAATTCCCACTTGGTTCAAAGGTAAAACTAGGGCTTGTTCTTTAAAGACTGAATTAGATGTTTGTGGATCTATTATTATTTCTACCATGATTGATTTTCCTATAACTCAAAGAGGTACTTAATAGATGTGTATTCAAGTTATCTGTCTTTAAGCTTCACACTTATGTTTATAGGGAGTTATTTTGAGGAAGTTGTGAGGATTTAAGCTCTAAACACCAACATATAGACCTCATTTACCCAATAGTAATTACTGCAACTTTAATGTAGAAATATTACAACATATTTATAGTTATAATTTTTCTCACAAATTCCTCATGTCTAATAACTATTCTTAAGATAGATACAGAATATTTGGGTATCACTACGGTTGTAAATTAACCATAATGATATGTAATCAACACATTTTTAAAAAAGGATTTGAGATTATGATTAACTGCCCTTGCTGTTCTGGGTTACTTTTGCCCCACATACGTGGTGATTCGGAAATCCACTGGTTTTGTCGCCACTGTTGGCAAGATATGCCAGTATTTTTGTTCATCACCCCTGGCTCCTTCTCGGAAATGATTGTCAAAAGATTGTCTCGCAGTTTTCCCAACAAAGAACAAGCAAATACCGGCGACTACATCAGCCAACGTCAAACGATTAATGGATGGGTAGAATTACAGGATGTTCCAGCTTAAGGCGATCGCTGGTGGAATTTATATTCCCCATCAATGAGAATATGTTTCTACTGCTTTTTATCTATATTTTCAAACCCTCGATCCTTACGAGGGTTTTTCATGAATATTGGTAATTTTGAGTTCAGTATTTATCGTAAATAAAAGGGTTTAAGACCCCTACGTCTATACGTAGTATCATTTTCAGGCGGGGTTTAAATTCCCCGAAGTTGCCACAACGCGGGGAACCCGCGCAAGGCACTTCTCTTCGTCTGAAAATGTCTTTAATTTTGAATTTTGAATTTTGAATTGTTAACAAAGACGATGTTAACTTAGAAAGCCTGTAAAAGGAAGTAATGGCTATGTTACACTGCGCTAACAAAAATCAAAGCGGAATATTATGGCTTTAGTCTTCTTCCCATTTTTCTTGGCTCAACAAGTCAATAATTCTGTCTCTGAGCAAAAATTCATTTTTTTCCAACTCTAGTTCAAAAAATGGCCAGTCGCGGTCTGGAATATATTTACACAAAGTATAAATTGGCTGTTGGCGATTCACCAGACCCTTGGCAATGAGGAGACGAGCTTCATCCTTGATCACCTCAATATCATATTTGACAGCAGTATCCATAGCTTTTTCCTTTACTCTTAATCAAGGAATAGAGAGTCACAGTAATAAATACTTTCGACTCCAACTTAAATTTATCAAAAAAATGTGAGGAAATTTTGAAAATTTATAATATTAAAATACATAGACTTTATTCATTTTTATTCCCTAAGATAGAAGCTTTTAAAAAAGCTATCTTCAAAAATCAGAGTTTAAGATAAAGCTTAAATATAGGTCGGGTAGAAGAGAGGAAAGCAACATTTATAGTGGGATGAGTAGAGCGATAGTGCAACCCATCCCGGAAATAATGTCTCTTAGGAAAATTGTTGAGTGTAAAACCTGGCATAACGATTTTCCAGGGCTAACAGTTCTTCGTGAGTGCCTGATTCGACAATTTGTCCTCGTTCTAAAACTAAAATGCGATCGCATCTTCTCACTGTACTTAAGCGGTGAGCAATAATAAATACTGTGCGATTCTGCATTAGTCTTTCCAAGGCTTCCTGTACTAATGCCTCCGACTCAGAATCTAAGGCAGATGTCGCCTCATCTAAAATCAAAATTTGTGGGTTCAGCAGTACAGCACGGGCAATAGCTATTCTTTGGCGTTGTCCACCAGATAAATTCACACCCCTTTCGCCCACCCAAGTATTGTAACTTTCTGGCAGTTGGCTAATAAATTGATGAGCGTTGGCAATTTTGGCGGCGGCGGCGACTGCTTCTAAATCAAATACGTCTTGTCCAAAGGCGATATTTTGAGCAACTGTCCCAGAAAACATAATAGTTTCTTGGGGAACAATGCCAATTTGTCGCCGCAAACTTTGTAGTCTGACATCCCGAATATCTACACCGTCAACTAAGATTTGTCCGGTAGAGGGGTCATAAAAACGGGGGAGGAGATTAACAAAAGTAGTTTTACCAGCCCCAGAAGCACCAACAAGGGCGATCGCCTCCCCTGG contains:
- the ppsA gene encoding phosphoenolpyruvate synthase; translated protein: MVEIIIDPQTSNSVFKEQALVLPLNQVGIADIPLVGGKNASLGEMIQQLRRKGVKVPTGFATTANAYRYFITSAGLEAKLREIFADLDVEDVQNLRQRGKQARLLMLQTPFPQELQTAIAQAYATLCQEYGDDTDVAVRSSATAEDLPDASFAGQQETYLNVHGLQAVLESCHKCFASIFTDRAISYRQIKGFDHFNIALSVGVQKMVRSDLATSGVMFSIDTETGFKDAALITAAYGLGENVVQGAVNPDEYLVFKPTLKQGYRSIIEKRLGTKEIKMIYDLGGSKLTKNISVTPSERSVFALNDEDILQLAHWACIIEEHYSQVRGVYTPMDIEWAKDGLTNELFIVQARPETVQSQKVNNVLRNYRLSPAPIPNPQPLIPLITGRSVGEMIGQGKARVILDVHQISQFQAGEVLVTNRTDPDWEPIMKRASAIVTNSGGRTCHAAIIAREMGIPAIVGCGNATTFLKTGQEITVSCAEGETGKVYSGLIPYEVQEIPLEKLPSTHTKIMMNVGNPEEAFGLTSIPNDGVGLARMEFIINNHIKAHPLALIHFDELEDELAKYKIAELTAQYEDKTLFFVDKLAQGIATIAAAFYPKPVIVRLSDFKSNEYANLLGGKQFEPKEENPMIGWRGASRYYDPRYREGFALECQAMKRVRDEMGLTNVILMVPFCRTPNEGRRVLDEMIKHGLVQGENGLQVYVMCELPSNVQLADEFSQVFDGFSIGSNDLTQLTLGLDRDSELVAHLFDERDEAVKRMIAKAIATVKQYGRKIGICGQAPSDYPDFARFLVEQKIDSISLNPDSVLKTLLEIAAAEEKEL
- a CDS encoding DUF4327 family protein, with translation MDTAVKYDIEVIKDEARLLIAKGLVNRQQPIYTLCKYIPDRDWPFFELELEKNEFLLRDRIIDLLSQEKWEED
- a CDS encoding universal stress protein: MFNKILVAVENTEMGKQVFERGLSLATATNAELLLLHVISPFDEDYLTAGEMETQSSYGTSQVHSVEYYVGKWNALKQEGIDFLTLFTNQAIAQGVTADFTQELGDPSRLICEIARSWNADLIVLGRRGLHGLSEFFLGSVSNYVLHHAPCSVLTVQGIISATPETTETASTI